In Spiroplasma sp. SV19, one DNA window encodes the following:
- the mgtA gene encoding magnesium-translocating P-type ATPase yields MAKIITKFKGDNKDFKGRKKEVGFLKTDEIKQISQFSQAEILEHFDLQNFGLDYDEAKEMGKKYGDNSQQKAKFHWFKHFLKVLLNPFNIVLAAIATYNLVSYFTLDGDSFEVIGVIIIAIMIIISTTIAYIQDIRSFLVTKKLTDLVSNTITVIRLEQDEKVANVSIKNNTSLIREAKELEIHELVQGDLIYLSSGDMVPADVRVLWSNDLFINQSSLTGESIPIEKHASYNSRKPSLLELENICYTGTSVVSGSAIAIVVGVGQDTYYATISKTLQDKPPENSFNRGIKRTTWLLLSFMFVMVPIVFVINGVTKNDWLTALLFAISVAVGLTPEMLPMIVTSNLARGASRMSKAKVVVKKLEAIQNLGAIDVLCTDKTGTLTNDKIELVDYQLLDKKKDDRLLSYLYLNSYFQTGLKNPLDKAIIHYIDEHHLSNFKNDYHKIDEIPFDFNRRKLTVVVGSKDEHHTLICKGAIEEIVKNCTKIEYNGQVEDLTEEHLRMINATTERMNSQGLRVVGLAYSHGHDADTYYSPADEKDLIFYGFASFLDKPKPSAAKMIQLLRKNGVQLKILTGDNEQVTRAICDRVHLKIKGVVTGEYIEKLSEFELRDVVEQNNVFVKLNPLQKAKIITALKQNKHVVGFMGDGINDAPVLRQSDVAVSVDNATDIAKEASDIILLEKSLLVLEKGIVQGRQIFGNILKYIKITIASNFGNVLSILVASAWLPFQPMMPIQILFQNLLYDMSQLAVAFDKVDADFLAKPQTWTTKDILPFVFINGPVSSIFDILTFVVMGYYFGVLTNPQHITAEQVTLFQTGWFVEGLVTQTLIVQLYRTRKIPFFQSMSSWQLLVAGVAVITVGIALPYTSVRPQLSLAPLPAIYFAWFTLLVAGYCFMSQGVKVLYIKIFKRWL; encoded by the coding sequence ATGGCAAAAATAATAACTAAATTTAAAGGTGATAATAAAGACTTTAAGGGGCGAAAAAAAGAAGTTGGATTTTTAAAGACGGATGAAATTAAGCAAATTTCACAATTTTCGCAAGCTGAAATTTTAGAACATTTTGATCTGCAAAATTTTGGTCTAGATTATGACGAAGCAAAAGAGATGGGAAAAAAATATGGTGATAATTCACAACAAAAAGCAAAATTTCATTGGTTTAAACATTTTTTAAAAGTATTATTAAATCCCTTTAATATTGTTTTAGCAGCCATTGCAACTTATAATTTAGTAAGTTATTTTACTTTGGATGGTGATAGTTTTGAAGTAATTGGGGTTATTATTATTGCAATTATGATTATTATTAGTACTACCATTGCTTATATTCAAGATATTCGTAGTTTTTTAGTTACAAAAAAATTGACTGATTTAGTTAGTAATACAATTACCGTGATTCGGTTAGAACAAGATGAAAAAGTTGCTAATGTTTCAATTAAAAATAATACTAGTTTAATTCGAGAGGCAAAAGAATTAGAAATTCATGAATTGGTACAAGGAGATTTAATTTATTTATCAAGTGGCGACATGGTTCCTGCTGATGTTCGAGTGTTATGAAGTAATGACCTTTTTATTAATCAGTCAAGTTTAACAGGAGAATCAATTCCAATTGAAAAACATGCTAGTTATAATTCACGTAAACCAAGTTTATTAGAATTAGAAAATATTTGTTATACAGGAACTAGTGTTGTTTCAGGAAGTGCCATTGCAATTGTTGTTGGTGTCGGCCAAGATACATATTATGCAACAATTTCAAAAACATTGCAAGATAAACCACCCGAAAATAGTTTTAATCGTGGAATTAAGAGAACAACATGGTTATTATTATCTTTTATGTTTGTGATGGTCCCAATTGTTTTTGTTATCAATGGTGTTACGAAAAATGACTGATTAACAGCGCTATTATTTGCCATTTCAGTTGCGGTTGGGTTAACCCCAGAGATGTTGCCAATGATTGTAACTTCTAATTTGGCACGTGGAGCAAGTCGAATGAGTAAAGCTAAGGTTGTTGTTAAGAAATTAGAGGCTATTCAAAACTTAGGGGCAATTGATGTGTTATGTACTGATAAAACAGGGACGTTAACAAATGATAAAATTGAATTAGTTGATTATCAACTATTAGATAAGAAGAAGGATGATCGATTATTATCATATTTATACTTAAATAGTTATTTTCAAACAGGATTAAAAAATCCATTGGACAAAGCAATTATTCATTATATTGATGAGCATCATTTATCAAATTTTAAAAATGACTATCATAAAATTGATGAAATTCCGTTTGATTTTAATCGACGTAAGTTAACGGTTGTTGTTGGGAGCAAAGATGAGCACCACACTTTGATTTGTAAAGGAGCAATTGAAGAGATTGTTAAAAATTGTACAAAAATTGAATATAATGGACAAGTTGAAGATTTAACTGAAGAGCATTTACGAATGATTAATGCAACAACAGAACGAATGAATAGTCAGGGCTTGCGAGTTGTTGGGTTAGCATATAGTCATGGCCATGATGCTGATACTTATTATTCGCCAGCTGATGAAAAAGACTTAATCTTTTATGGTTTTGCTTCGTTTTTAGACAAACCAAAGCCATCAGCAGCAAAGATGATTCAATTGTTACGTAAAAATGGTGTTCAGTTAAAAATTTTAACAGGGGATAATGAGCAAGTAACACGGGCAATTTGTGATCGTGTTCATTTAAAAATTAAAGGGGTTGTAACGGGTGAATATATTGAAAAGTTAAGTGAATTTGAACTTCGTGATGTTGTTGAACAAAATAATGTTTTTGTAAAATTAAATCCATTGCAAAAAGCCAAGATTATTACCGCTTTAAAACAAAATAAACATGTTGTTGGTTTTATGGGTGATGGAATTAATGATGCGCCAGTTCTACGGCAAAGTGATGTTGCTGTTTCTGTTGATAATGCAACCGATATTGCAAAAGAGGCATCAGATATTATTTTGTTAGAAAAATCATTATTAGTATTAGAAAAGGGAATTGTTCAAGGCCGACAAATTTTTGGAAACATTCTAAAATATATTAAAATTACAATTGCTTCCAACTTTGGGAATGTATTAAGTATTTTAGTGGCTTCGGCGTGGTTACCATTTCAACCAATGATGCCAATTCAAATTTTATTTCAAAACTTATTGTATGATATGTCGCAATTGGCAGTTGCTTTTGATAAAGTTGATGCGGATTTCTTAGCAAAACCACAAACATGAACAACAAAAGATATTTTACCGTTTGTCTTTATTAATGGACCAGTCTCCTCAATTTTTGATATTTTAACCTTTGTTGTTATGGGCTACTACTTTGGTGTGCTAACCAATCCACAACACATTACTGCAGAACAAGTAACTTTATTCCAAACAGGATGATTTGTTGAAGGATTAGTGACACAAACCTTAATTGTGCAACTATATCGAACAAGAAAAATTCCATTCTTTCAATCAATGTCGTCATGACAATTATTGGTGGCAGGGGTTGCCGTGATTACGGTCGGAATTGCGTTACCATATACATCAGTGAGACCACAATTAAGTTTAGCACCATTACCAGCGATATACTTTGCTTGATTTACCTTATTAGTAGCGGGCTATTGTTTTATGAGTCAAGGCGTCAAGGTATTGTATATTAAAATATTTAAACGATGATTATAG
- a CDS encoding M17 family metallopeptidase, protein MVLLNDKKQDLTLKAVFKGDDINPLVVQENGVTTLISEQKTIYVYFEKALTFKKAEDFIKKFMGTIKYDLNIEVDTFKKGAEPNSHLFKALAEGTLYALNDSYTLKTEKKEQETYTINLIHNCDKAATVFEEIKIKMEFVNFARMLQDTPPNLMYPEVFAEKIADAAKGITNLKVTILDKKEIEKEKMGLLLSVNAGSYLEPRVVVLEYTGDHSNKEKVGLIGKGITFDSGGYNLKPSTAMAGMKFDMSGAAIVCSTVLALAKAQVKTNIAAVACLTENRIGGKATLTESVITSMNGKTVQIDNTDAEGRLVLADGITYAIRKLNVNKLIEASTLTGAILVALGKWLTGVFANNDGWYDQFANAATNAHEGIWRMPILEEHTAVMRKTPIADLTNAESSRFAGSSTAAAFLCEFVEDKPYIHLDIAGTADTNDGRGTGVMIKTLFEMFKG, encoded by the coding sequence ATGGTATTATTAAATGACAAAAAACAAGATTTAACATTAAAAGCAGTTTTTAAAGGAGACGACATTAATCCATTAGTTGTTCAAGAAAATGGTGTTACAACATTGATTTCAGAGCAAAAAACAATTTATGTTTATTTTGAAAAAGCATTAACTTTTAAAAAAGCTGAGGATTTTATTAAAAAATTTATGGGAACAATAAAATATGATTTAAATATTGAAGTTGATACTTTCAAAAAAGGAGCAGAACCAAATAGCCATCTTTTTAAAGCCCTAGCCGAAGGAACATTATATGCTTTAAACGATAGTTATACTTTAAAAACAGAAAAAAAAGAACAAGAAACTTATACAATTAACTTAATTCATAATTGTGATAAAGCAGCAACTGTTTTTGAAGAAATTAAAATTAAAATGGAATTTGTTAATTTTGCCCGTATGTTGCAAGATACACCTCCAAATTTAATGTATCCAGAAGTTTTTGCCGAAAAAATTGCAGATGCTGCTAAAGGAATCACCAATTTAAAAGTTACTATTTTAGATAAAAAAGAAATTGAAAAAGAAAAAATGGGATTATTATTATCTGTTAACGCTGGAAGTTACTTAGAACCACGAGTTGTTGTCTTAGAGTACACCGGTGATCATAGTAACAAAGAAAAAGTTGGTTTAATTGGTAAAGGAATCACTTTTGATAGTGGTGGGTATAATTTAAAACCTTCAACTGCGATGGCAGGAATGAAATTTGATATGTCAGGAGCAGCTATTGTTTGTTCAACAGTTTTAGCTTTAGCAAAAGCACAAGTTAAAACAAATATTGCCGCTGTTGCTTGTTTAACTGAAAACCGTATTGGCGGAAAAGCAACCCTAACTGAATCAGTTATTACTTCAATGAACGGAAAAACAGTTCAAATTGACAATACTGATGCTGAAGGAAGATTAGTCTTAGCTGATGGTATTACTTATGCAATTCGTAAATTAAATGTTAACAAACTAATTGAAGCTTCAACTTTAACAGGGGCAATTCTAGTTGCCTTAGGAAAATGATTAACTGGGGTCTTTGCTAATAATGATGGTTGATATGACCAGTTTGCTAATGCCGCAACAAATGCCCACGAAGGAATTTGAAGAATGCCAATCTTAGAAGAACATACAGCAGTAATGCGTAAAACACCAATTGCTGATTTAACTAATGCTGAAAGTTCACGCTTTGCAGGAAGTTCAACTGCTGCCGCCTTCTTATGTGAATTTGTTGAAGATAAACCATATATTCATTTAGATATTGCTGGAACAGCTGATACTAACGATGGTCGTGGAACTGGAGTTATGATTAAAACTTTATTTGAAATGTTTAAAGGTTAA
- the pepF gene encoding oligoendopeptidase F, producing MKRNDAPAQYKWDFSHLYQDNKAWKADLAKIVKKLEEIITFKGKLNDPGVFKKYVLLDEEIDLLASKMGQYLHMGDIDTTDLSYQELAGIYSNTLNQISSQLAFIAPELKAIGKDTVMMWIKNDADLSTYEYSYRKFFKNAKYILSERDEEVLALVTRSRGVAYDLYDLLAYADKKPVFIDYHGKNTELTSAVYSEIMEKSDPLADQEFRIKTAQLFTEHLTDKKHSFARVYEGIIQHSVEAVRLRGYQNTLQAALSSDDVSEEIYASLIKYGQENSHLFVRYNELLKKHFKFKKFYATDRSLKLVSNVASLDKKYTVEEAKAMIRESLQPLGQDYLAQLEAAWSDHRIDYFEDTNKRSGAYSSGGSGVDPIILMNWDDTIGSVNTLAHEAGHSVHTLLADLNNKYPLNNYPIILAEVASTVNEHLLFDYLYKHATSKEEKIYLLQNRIDEIMATFFRQIHFADFEWTAHKMVENNEPLDADKLADLFEQKANEFGYTVFDKYDATKKSYGWPRILHFFNSPYYVYKYATCIVASFKLYNDVINGEPDHLLKFLKQGGQKEPLLILKDIGIDYTDSNVYTGLISKLTAMIDDLEQLLLGKA from the coding sequence ATGAAGCGAAATGACGCACCAGCACAATATAAATGAGATTTTAGCCACCTATATCAGGATAATAAGGCATGAAAAGCTGATTTAGCTAAAATTGTAAAAAAACTAGAAGAAATTATTACTTTTAAAGGAAAATTAAATGATCCAGGTGTTTTTAAAAAATATGTTTTATTGGATGAAGAAATTGATTTACTTGCTAGTAAAATGGGACAATACTTGCATATGGGGGATATTGATACAACGGATTTGTCATACCAAGAATTAGCGGGAATTTATTCGAATACTTTAAATCAAATTTCAAGTCAATTAGCTTTTATTGCTCCTGAGTTAAAGGCAATTGGTAAAGATACTGTAATGATGTGAATTAAAAATGATGCAGATCTTAGCACCTATGAATATAGTTATCGTAAGTTTTTTAAAAATGCTAAATATATTTTATCAGAACGTGATGAAGAAGTATTGGCGTTGGTTACCCGTTCTCGGGGGGTTGCTTATGATTTGTATGATTTATTAGCATATGCAGATAAAAAACCAGTTTTTATTGATTATCATGGCAAAAATACTGAATTGACAAGTGCAGTTTATAGTGAAATTATGGAAAAATCTGACCCGTTAGCTGACCAAGAATTTCGGATTAAAACCGCCCAATTATTTACAGAGCATTTAACTGATAAAAAACACTCTTTTGCTCGTGTTTATGAAGGAATTATTCAGCATAGTGTTGAAGCAGTTCGTTTGCGTGGTTATCAAAATACCTTACAAGCAGCATTAAGTAGTGATGATGTTTCTGAAGAAATTTACGCAAGTTTAATTAAATATGGTCAAGAAAATAGTCATTTATTTGTTCGTTATAATGAATTATTGAAAAAGCATTTTAAATTTAAAAAATTTTATGCAACAGATCGTAGCTTAAAGTTAGTAAGTAATGTTGCTTCGTTAGATAAAAAATATACTGTCGAAGAAGCAAAAGCAATGATTCGTGAATCATTACAACCATTAGGACAGGATTATTTAGCACAGCTAGAAGCAGCATGAAGTGATCATCGCATTGATTATTTTGAAGATACTAATAAACGAAGCGGCGCTTACTCATCGGGTGGTTCAGGAGTTGATCCAATTATTTTAATGAATTGAGATGACACAATTGGATCAGTTAATACGTTAGCACACGAGGCAGGACATTCAGTACATACATTATTAGCCGATTTAAATAATAAATATCCGTTAAATAATTATCCAATTATTTTAGCTGAAGTTGCTTCAACGGTTAATGAACACTTATTGTTTGATTACTTATATAAACATGCCACAAGTAAGGAAGAAAAAATTTATTTGTTACAAAATCGAATTGATGAAATTATGGCTACCTTTTTCCGTCAAATTCATTTTGCTGATTTTGAATGAACAGCCCATAAGATGGTTGAAAATAATGAACCATTAGATGCTGATAAATTAGCTGATCTTTTTGAACAAAAGGCAAATGAATTTGGTTACACTGTTTTTGACAAGTATGATGCAACGAAAAAATCATACGGATGACCACGAATTTTACATTTCTTTAATTCACCGTATTATGTTTATAAATATGCCACATGTATTGTCGCTTCTTTTAAACTTTATAATGATGTTATTAATGGTGAGCCAGATCACTTATTAAAATTTTTAAAACAAGGTGGTCAAAAAGAGCCATTATTAATTTTAAAAGATATTGGTATTGATTATACTGATTCAAATGTTTATACGGGTTTAATTTCTAAATTAACCGCTATGATTGATGATTTAGAACAATTATTATTAGGAAAAGCATAA
- a CDS encoding cob(I)yrinic acid a,c-diamide adenosyltransferase — protein MQKKGYCHIYYGDGKGKTSILNGMTIRALGYQWKVKYLRFLKNRISGEMLFFQKLADPNLEVINYYSSNTKFFWEMNDDEKIILRQEMRVGFEDLKKLSQDPTIDLIIVDELLGCIYNGLITEAELIEVIANKSPSIEMAFSGHHITDNLINAVDLVSHVQATKHYFYQKVPARKGIEF, from the coding sequence ATGCAAAAAAAAGGTTACTGTCATATTTATTATGGCGATGGTAAAGGAAAAACATCCATTTTAAATGGAATGACAATTCGTGCTTTAGGTTATCAATGAAAGGTTAAATATTTACGATTTCTAAAAAATCGTATTTCTGGTGAAATGTTATTCTTCCAAAAGCTAGCTGATCCTAATTTAGAAGTAATTAACTATTATTCATCAAATACAAAGTTTTTTTGAGAAATGAATGATGACGAAAAAATAATTCTTCGTCAAGAAATGCGGGTTGGTTTTGAAGACCTCAAAAAATTGAGCCAAGATCCAACGATTGATTTAATTATTGTTGATGAATTACTAGGATGTATTTATAACGGATTAATTACCGAAGCGGAACTAATTGAAGTCATTGCCAATAAAAGCCCAAGCATAGAAATGGCCTTTTCTGGTCATCATATTACCGATAATTTAATTAATGCTGTTGATTTAGTCAGTCATGTTCAAGCAACAAAGCATTATTTTTATCAAAAAGTTCCAGCCCGAAAAGGAATTGAATTTTAA
- a CDS encoding lipoprotein yields the protein MKRLLSILGVLGLTATGTTTVVACNKNEKAKSQYNLIDQKVIDAINKVLTSATDVKDVKKDQTYETFFNMDGSNEQNFLQKNFYTKLETELESLATAEIMAQVLAWSHQAASLVLLDNDHKQIKEFSSDNKAEKLEDLYLNGIKEKLTNGQNPDADWFRNNPRVTLAVKVAKESEGVKLSQDGYLTFTFAQN from the coding sequence ATGAAGCGATTATTAAGTATATTAGGAGTTCTTGGATTAACAGCAACCGGAACAACAACTGTTGTTGCATGTAACAAAAACGAAAAAGCGAAAAGTCAATATAATTTGATTGATCAAAAAGTAATTGATGCAATTAACAAAGTTTTAACATCAGCAACTGATGTAAAAGATGTTAAAAAAGATCAAACATATGAAACATTTTTTAATATGGATGGTTCTAATGAACAAAATTTTTTACAAAAAAATTTTTATACTAAACTTGAAACAGAATTAGAATCATTAGCAACTGCTGAGATAATGGCACAAGTTTTAGCATGATCACATCAAGCTGCAAGCTTAGTTTTATTAGATAATGATCATAAACAAATTAAGGAATTTTCAAGTGATAATAAAGCTGAAAAACTAGAAGACTTATATTTAAATGGTATTAAAGAAAAATTGACAAATGGGCAAAACCCGGATGCCGATTGATTTAGAAATAATCCACGAGTAACATTAGCAGTTAAAGTAGCAAAAGAATCAGAAGGGGTTAAATTATCCCAAGATGGTTATCTTACTTTTACTTTCGCACAGAATTAA
- a CDS encoding ABC transporter ATP-binding protein, with product MAIIRCKKLLFEYKHKKILNDINLKINSGQIIGLVGPNGAGKTTLIKIILGLIKKDQSLKYDDFFVDAKKISFAPANTSFYRHTSAKDILFYETFITKIKYEKAKELVPKVLEYFDLTDHADKSFSAFSSGMKKKFLLALSLINDPDLLILDEPTANLDPDTRKQVYELIAKLHQRKPNMIIIIASHILQELEFLVNYVIILNKGKILYSNSFDYKNEKLDELYYKQIEIAKLEKKIRSYFLMNLWLFLFKKNFKSKIIWLWILFGIIITWLFFTFFFLNYKQIIESGAATLIMVFFRIVYFIFIPIFVTYLIIANFKEEQNNGILYTYVLNFKNRSNLIFFKLTFLYCFSALFFTILMLLPSVVLTILLQATNVYDYFVYLKFYLIILLYLILLIPLIFLFCFLTSKLFALTFITFLSLLFTALNWIIPLIPYANNSNLFFLKQFPPFTQRYSGVQQVEFQVLDLSYIDANYLLVSENQYYLDLLKSLEENNLDKNIKAFYQMSSYLINSSLIDNENIINTFVQNAKNNLEYSDENKVYNLVFIKNNGLQTSDFSIKFNINPLDNQSLFPLYQNGQINKNSVLNQNTYVNTIKKELLKTFKKENEFKQLSNFLEKGEQLKLKFLEINNLIFENNSSFFEQYFSYLILNHPAFLKNIFNTINNTFAQQLELREKALWNYIYSTSSTISAWEGYISKIVRNVYFVTHFEITLKQLIDPYTLWIFAQGSFPTQVLYDVHKVNNKYYEYDFKTMAPNNKRSLIGTLTTLLVVNAFATWLLCYLFNRYKFMDHS from the coding sequence ATGGCTATAATTAGATGCAAGAAACTGCTTTTTGAATATAAACATAAGAAAATTCTTAATGATATTAATTTAAAAATCAATAGTGGTCAAATTATAGGGTTGGTTGGACCAAACGGTGCCGGGAAAACCACATTAATTAAAATTATTTTAGGACTAATTAAAAAAGATCAATCCTTAAAATATGATGACTTTTTTGTTGATGCAAAAAAAATATCTTTTGCACCTGCTAACACTAGTTTTTATCGTCATACAAGTGCAAAAGATATTTTGTTTTATGAAACTTTTATTACAAAAATTAAATATGAAAAAGCAAAGGAATTAGTTCCAAAGGTATTAGAATATTTTGATTTAACAGATCATGCAGATAAAAGTTTTTCCGCATTTTCAAGTGGAATGAAAAAAAAGTTTTTGTTAGCTCTAAGTTTAATTAATGATCCAGACTTATTAATTTTAGATGAACCAACTGCTAATTTAGATCCCGATACTAGGAAACAAGTTTATGAGTTAATTGCTAAATTACATCAAAGAAAACCTAATATGATAATTATTATTGCGTCACATATTTTACAAGAGTTAGAGTTTTTAGTTAATTATGTCATTATTCTTAATAAAGGCAAAATTTTATATAGCAATAGTTTTGATTATAAAAATGAAAAACTTGATGAGTTATATTATAAACAAATTGAAATTGCTAAGTTAGAAAAAAAGATAAGGAGTTATTTTTTAATGAATCTATGATTATTTTTATTTAAAAAAAATTTTAAATCAAAAATAATATGATTATGAATACTTTTTGGGATTATTATAACATGGCTTTTTTTCACTTTTTTCTTTTTAAATTATAAGCAAATCATTGAGAGTGGAGCAGCAACTCTTATTATGGTTTTTTTTCGAATAGTATATTTTATTTTTATTCCAATTTTTGTTACTTACCTAATTATTGCTAATTTTAAGGAGGAACAAAATAACGGAATTCTTTATACTTATGTGCTTAATTTTAAAAATCGAAGTAATTTAATTTTTTTCAAACTGACCTTTTTATATTGTTTTAGTGCCTTATTTTTTACAATCCTAATGTTATTACCAAGTGTTGTTTTAACTATTTTGTTGCAGGCTACTAATGTTTATGATTATTTTGTTTATTTAAAATTTTATTTAATAATTTTATTATATTTAATATTGTTAATTCCATTAATTTTTCTTTTTTGTTTTCTTACATCAAAACTTTTTGCTTTAACTTTTATTACCTTTCTTAGTCTACTTTTTACTGCTTTAAATTGAATTATACCTTTAATTCCATATGCTAATAATAGTAATTTATTTTTTTTAAAACAGTTTCCACCATTTACACAACGTTACAGTGGAGTTCAACAAGTGGAATTTCAAGTTTTAGATTTAAGCTATATTGATGCTAATTATTTGCTAGTTTCGGAAAACCAATATTACTTAGATTTATTAAAAAGTTTAGAAGAGAATAATTTAGATAAAAATATTAAGGCATTTTATCAAATGAGTAGTTATCTTATTAATTCATCATTGATTGATAATGAAAATATTATTAATACATTTGTCCAAAATGCTAAAAATAATTTGGAATATAGTGATGAAAACAAGGTTTATAATTTGGTCTTTATTAAAAATAATGGATTACAGACATCTGATTTTAGTATAAAATTCAATATTAATCCATTAGATAATCAATCGTTATTTCCATTATATCAAAATGGACAAATTAATAAGAACTCAGTTCTAAATCAAAACACTTATGTCAATACTATAAAAAAAGAATTATTAAAAACTTTTAAAAAAGAAAATGAGTTTAAGCAGCTAAGTAATTTTTTAGAAAAAGGTGAACAATTAAAATTAAAATTTTTAGAAATCAATAATTTGATTTTTGAAAACAATTCTTCATTTTTTGAGCAGTATTTTTCTTATTTAATTTTAAATCATCCTGCTTTTTTAAAAAATATTTTTAATACTATAAATAATACTTTCGCACAACAATTAGAATTACGAGAAAAAGCACTTTGAAACTATATTTATAGTACGTCTAGTACGATTTCTGCTTGAGAAGGTTATATTAGTAAAATTGTTAGAAATGTTTATTTTGTTACTCATTTTGAGATTACATTAAAGCAGTTAATTGATCCTTATACATTATGGATATTTGCCCAAGGGTCTTTCCCAACTCAAGTTTTATATGATGTGCATAAAGTAAATAATAAGTATTATGAATATGACTTTAAAACAATGGCTCCTAATAATAAGAGAAGTCTAATTGGAACATTAACTACCTTGCTTGTTGTCAATGCTTTTGCAACGTGATTATTATGTTATTTATTTAACCGTTATAAATTTATGGATCATAGTTAA